The following proteins are co-located in the Candidatus Thermoplasmatota archaeon genome:
- a CDS encoding MarR family transcriptional regulator: MTVVLATVGFHPEKVLPALRSHEDKEALVLFHDTDADGKSKRAARAAREDARRLGLEAELVAVDAFDLVATCLRLRREIRKRSAARREVVVSIAGGTRVLQAAALLAGVLEGVRVTHVNERTNVAQSLPLLRLSAAEILSPKRRRVLLFVRDRPGCQARDIAQGLSLAKGTVSHHVRELRRRGLVEGEPDPDDSRSERLRAVPSAELLLAE, encoded by the coding sequence ATGACAGTCGTGCTCGCGACGGTCGGATTCCACCCGGAGAAGGTGCTGCCCGCGCTGCGGTCGCACGAGGACAAGGAGGCGCTCGTACTTTTTCACGACACGGACGCCGACGGCAAGAGCAAGCGCGCCGCGCGGGCGGCTCGCGAGGACGCGCGCAGGCTCGGACTCGAGGCGGAGCTCGTGGCCGTCGACGCGTTCGATCTTGTCGCCACCTGCCTTCGCCTCCGGCGGGAGATTCGAAAACGGAGCGCCGCCAGGCGCGAGGTCGTCGTGAGCATCGCCGGCGGCACGCGCGTGCTGCAGGCCGCAGCACTCCTGGCCGGCGTGCTCGAAGGCGTGCGCGTGACGCACGTGAACGAGCGCACGAACGTCGCCCAATCCCTGCCGCTTCTTCGACTCTCCGCCGCGGAGATCCTTTCGCCCAAGCGACGCCGCGTCCTCCTCTTCGTCCGCGATCGTCCCGGTTGCCAGGCGCGCGACATCGCGCAGGGCCTCTCCCTTGCCAAGGGGACGGTAAGCCACCACGTCCGCGAGCTTCGCAGGCGCGGCCTCGTCGAAGGGGAGCCCGATCCCGACGACAGCCGCTCCGAACGCCTTCGCGCCGTGCCGAGCGCCGAGCTTCTCCTGGCGGAATGA
- a CDS encoding HAD-IA family hydrolase, giving the protein MTLRAVAFDLDSTLVDFLRYKRLAAEAAALAMVDAGLDLPPALATETLWRAYEEAGLDGDRGFRAFLENTCGAADPTLLEAGIVAYLRAKDAHLEPYPRTARTLVELVREGLLLAIVTDAPREKALARLSRLRLLPFFDLVVTRDDTLQGKADDQPYRQLLARLHHPPSAVLMVGDHPARDVRPARALGLWTAQAAYGTQPRFASTRPEDEPHFELSRIDELPRVVRELGTPRTPREATPAPSASSPPARLAVAWTPTTSGST; this is encoded by the coding sequence ATGACCCTCCGCGCCGTCGCCTTCGACCTCGACTCCACGCTCGTCGATTTCCTCCGGTACAAGCGCCTGGCGGCGGAAGCGGCGGCGTTGGCCATGGTGGACGCCGGCCTCGATCTCCCACCCGCGCTTGCCACCGAAACGCTCTGGCGGGCCTACGAGGAGGCCGGCCTCGATGGCGACCGGGGCTTCCGCGCCTTCCTCGAAAACACGTGCGGCGCCGCCGATCCGACGCTTCTTGAAGCCGGCATCGTCGCCTACCTTCGGGCCAAGGACGCCCACCTCGAACCCTACCCCCGGACCGCGCGCACGCTCGTGGAGCTCGTGCGCGAGGGCCTGCTCCTTGCGATCGTGACGGACGCTCCCCGCGAGAAGGCCCTCGCGCGGCTGTCGCGGCTGCGCCTGCTCCCGTTCTTCGACCTCGTCGTCACGCGCGACGACACGCTCCAGGGCAAGGCCGACGACCAACCCTACCGACAGCTCCTCGCCCGCCTCCATCACCCCCCGTCCGCGGTGCTCATGGTGGGGGACCACCCGGCCCGCGACGTGCGCCCCGCCCGCGCGCTTGGGCTCTGGACCGCGCAGGCCGCCTACGGAACGCAGCCGCGCTTCGCCTCCACGCGACCCGAGGACGAGCCTCACTTCGAGCTCTCGCGCATCGACGAGCTTCCCCGCGTCGTGCGGGAGCTCGGCACGCCGCGGACCCCGCGCGAAGCCACCCCGGCGCCGTCAGCCTCAAGTCCCCCCGCGCGGCTTGCCGTCGCGTGGACACCTACCACATCTGGGTCGACCTGA
- a CDS encoding DUF6614 family protein → MDTYHIWVDLKNSHRDLEFAQAVDAYLGHLQKQGLLEGWRLQRRKLGLGPRELGEFHIAIETRDLAQLDAAFSAAAARAGETEKLHAAVYANVTNFRSALYRDFPDPVRVR, encoded by the coding sequence GTGGACACCTACCACATCTGGGTCGACCTGAAGAACTCCCACCGCGACCTCGAGTTCGCGCAAGCCGTCGACGCCTACCTCGGCCACCTGCAGAAGCAGGGCTTGCTCGAGGGCTGGCGCCTGCAGCGGCGGAAGCTTGGCCTTGGGCCCCGCGAGCTTGGCGAGTTCCACATCGCAATCGAGACGCGAGACCTCGCGCAGCTCGACGCCGCCTTCTCCGCGGCCGCCGCGCGCGCGGGCGAGACGGAGAAGCTCCACGCGGCCGTCTACGCGAACGTGACGAACTTCCGCTCCGCGCTCTACCGCGACTTTCCCGACCCCGTCCGCGTGCGATGA
- a CDS encoding DUF2934 domain-containing protein, translating to MGMMRSTRETKERSAVRGEPTQDEVRKRAFEIYVRRGRQPGREKDDWAQAERELREERQGAR from the coding sequence ATGGGCATGATGCGTTCGACGCGGGAGACAAAGGAGCGGTCCGCCGTGCGCGGCGAGCCCACGCAGGACGAGGTCCGCAAGCGCGCGTTTGAGATCTACGTCCGCCGCGGCCGGCAGCCGGGGCGCGAGAAGGACGACTGGGCGCAGGCGGAGCGGGAGCTTCGCGAGGAGCGCCAAGGCGCGCGCTAG